The following DNA comes from Candidatus Desulfofervidus auxilii.
AATCTAGGTAATCCTAAACGCCTATGTACCTGTTCAACAATGTCTCTTTTTGTCATAGCTATTGCCTCACATTAATTTTAAATTGTTTTATTATACTTTGCACAATATTATTGTGCAACTTATCTACTTCCTCATCAGTAAGTGTATGGTCAAAAGCCCGATAGATTAAACGAAAAGTTAAACTCTTCTTTTCTTTTTCAAGTGGAGGCCCTTGATAGACATCGATAAGAAAAATGTCTTCTATTTCTGGTATCTTTAAATTAAGAACAAAGTCATTTATTTTTTGTGCAGAAAAATCTTCTGGTACTACTAAAGATACATCCCTTTCACTTGATGGATATTTAGGTAAAGGTTTAAATTGTTTTTCTCTTTCTATTAATTGAAAAACCTTTTCTAAATCAAGCTCAAAGATAAAAGCAGTTCTCTTTAAGTCCCACGCTTCTTTCACTTCAGGATGAATTTCTCCTAAGTAACCAATTTTTTCATTATTAGAATTTATCCAAGTTGCATTTGCAGGATGAAGATAAGGTAAATCTGCTGGTTCAAATCTTACATTTTTTAAACCTATTGCTTCAATTAAAGATTCAACAGCACCTTTTAAATCATAGAAGTCTGCTGATTCTAATCTAAAATGCCAAGAAGGATCAAAGTGATAGCCTGAAAGGATTCCTCCTAAATGATAACTTTCTTTTGGTAAGTCCTTTCCTATATCAAAAAATACTTTACCTAACTCAAATAGACGAAAGTGATAGATGCGTTGACGCTGATTTATATCACAAGCTTCTAAAAGTCCTGGTAATAAGGTGGTTCGCATTACAGCCCTATCACTTGTTAAAGGGTTTAAAAGTTTTATTGTTTTTCTCAAATAAGAATCATTTGGAAGGCGAAGTTTATCAAATACTTTGGGATCAATAAATGCGTAAGTAATAATTTCATGCCAACCTAATCCACATAAAATATCCTTTATTTTTTCTCGCCATCGTTGATAAAGAGGAATAGGTCTTGCTTCTAAAGAGAGAATTGGCATAGTAGAAGGAATTTTTTCATATCCATAAAGACGGGCAATTTCCTCAATAAAATCTATCTCTCTTTCTAAATCATGGCGATAACTAGGTGGCATTACTTCTAAGATTTCTCCTTTATCTTTTATATTTACTTTTAAAGCTTTAAGAATTTCCATAATTTCTTTTTTAGATATTTTAGCTCCTAAAACTTCTTTTACTTTTGATATTCTTATATTGACAACAGGAGGATATTTAGGGGATGGATAAACATCAATTGTTCCCTTTGCCACATTTCCTTCTGCTAATTCTTGCATAAAATAAGCAGCTCTTTGTGCTGCCAAATATGTACCTTCTGGGTCAACTTCTCTTTCAAAGCGATAAGAAGATTCAGTAATAATATTTAACCGTTTAGCTGTACGTCTAATAGTAATAGGGTGAAAATAGGCACTTTCAAGTAATACATCAGTAGTTTCTGAGGAGATTTCTGAATTCATTCCTCCCATTATTCCAGCTAAAGCAATAGGGCCATTTTTATCACAAATTAATAAATCTGTTTCTTTAAGCATTTGTTCCTTCCCATCTAATGTAATGAGTTTCTCATTAGGCTTTGCTAAACGCACAATAATATGTTTTTCATTAATTTTTTTAGCATCAAAGGCATGAAGAGGCTGTCCATATTCTAACATAACATAATTTGTAATATCCACAATATTATTAATTGGTCTCAAACCAGCTAATAACAGTCTTGCCTGCATCCATAAAGGAGAAGGTTTTATCTTTACATTTCGAATCAAACGAGCAACATAACGAAAACAATGTTCTGGATTTTCAATTGTTACTTTAAATTCTTTATCAATAGAAATGCCTGTTTCTTTTATTTCATATTGAGGATAATTTAATTTTAATCTTAAAATTGCTGCAATCTCTCTTGCAATGCCTAAAATACTTAAACAATCTCCTCTATTTGGAGTAATAGCAATTTCAAATACAGTGTCATCTAGTAAAAGTGCTTTAGCTAAATTAATACCTAAAGGAAAATCATCAGGCAAAATCCAGATTCCACTATGATCTTCTCCTACACCAAGCTCTTTTTGCGAACAAAGCATCCCTTCTGATATAATACCCCGGATTTTTATTGCCTTTACTTCTTGACCAGAAGGTAATAAACAGCCAGGAATGGCTAAAGGAGCTTTTATTCCTTTTTTAACATTAGGTGCTCCACAAACAACATTATAAGTAGCATTGCCTGTTGAAACTGAGCAAAGGCTTAATTTTTTTGCTTGCGGATGAGGAGAAACAGATTCAACCTTGCCGATAATAACTTTTTTTAAGTAATTATAAGGTTCTAAAATTTCTTCTACTTCTAAACCAGTCATAGTCAACTTTTCGGCAAGCTCCTCTGGAGAACAATTTATCTCTACAAATTCTTTAAGCCAGTTTAAAGGTATTCGCATTTTAAAATTGCTTTAAAAATCGAAGGTCATTTTCAAAAAAAAGACGAATATCGTCAATGCCATATTTTAACATAGCAATCCTTTCCACTCCCATACCAAAGGCAAATCCTGTATAAACTTCTGGGTCATAACCAACATTAAGAAATACCTTTGGATGCACCATCCCACAACCTAATATTTCTAACCAACCTGTATGGCCACATACACGACATCCCCTTCCACTGCAAATAACACAAGTAATGTCCATTTCTGCACTAGGCTCAGTAAAAGGGAAAAAGCTTGGGCGGAATCTTACACCAATACCCTTTTTAAAAAGAGCTTCCATAAAAGCAGTAAGAATGCCTTTTAATTGTGAAAAAGAGACATTTTTATCAACTAAAAGTCCTTCTACTTGATGAAACATAGGGGTGTGCCTGATGTCAGCATCACAACGATAAACAGCACCAGGGGCAATTATACGTACAGGTGGAGGCTGTTTTTCCATTACTCGAATTTGAATAGAAGAAGTGTGAGTGCGCAAAACAACTTCTTCGGAGACATAAAATGTATCTTGCATATCTCTTGCGGGATGATGAGGTGGGATATTTAGTGCTTCAAAATTATAATAATCTAACTCTACATCCGGACCTTCGGCAATCTCAAAACCCATATTACAAAATATTTCACATATTTCTCTTAAAGTTTGTGTAATAGGGTGAAGTGTGCCAAAGGTATGAGGGCGACGACCGGGTAAAGTAACATCTAAACGTTTAATAACAATAACTTTTTTTTCAGAAATAGCTTTTTCAATTAAATTTTCTAATTTCTCTTTAAGAACATTTGCTTTTTTACCTATAATAGGTCTTTCTTGAGGAGGAAGCTCTTTAACTTTTCTAAGGATTTGTGTAAGTTTTCCTTTTCGACCTAAAAATTTAACTCTTATATCCTCAATTTCTTCAATAGAAGAAGCTCCTTCTATGGCTTTAATAGCCTCTTCCTCAATAGCCTCAATTTCTTCAATAAAGTTTTTCATCTTAAACTGCTAATTGCTGTCGGGCTACCTCAACGAGTCGAGAAAAGCTTTCTTTATCTTTTATTGCCATATCAGCCAATACTTTCCGATTTAATTCAATACCAGCCAACTTTAATCCATGAATAAAACGACTATAACTTAATCCATTTTCTCTAACTGCTGCATTAATGCGTAATATCCAAAGGCGTCTGAAATCTCTTTTTCTTGCTTTTCTATCTCGATAAGCATAATTTAATGCTCTAAATACAGTCTCTCTAGCCCGCGCATAAAGTCTACCTCTACCTCCCCAATAGCTTTTAGCCATTTTAAGGATTTTTTTGTGTCTTTTTCTCCTTTTAGTACCAGTTTTTACTCTAGGCATATCTCACCTCTCTAAAAAGCATTAGGTAACATACGTTTTACTCTTTCTAAATCTGCTTTATGAACAAGAGCAAAATGACGCAAATGGCGTTTACGCTTTGCACTTTTTTTTCTTAATAAATGACTATGCCAACCTTGCCCCCTTCTAATTTTGCCTTTAGCAGTAATTTTAAATCTTTTTGCTGCACTTCTATTTGTTTTTATCTTTGGCATTTCTCACTCCTTTTATTTAGGCATAAGTATCATTGTCATATTGCGCCCTTCCATCACTGGAGGGGTATGTACTTTAGCTATATCTTTTGTTTCTTCTATAATCCGCTGTAATACAGCTTTTCCTAAATCAGCATGTACTATCTCTCTTCCTCTAAACCACATAATTACCTTTACTCTTGCTTTTTCTTCAGTAAGAAAACGTTTAATATGCTTTAATTTAAATTGAAAATCGTGTTCCTCTATTTTTGGTCTCATTTTTATTGCCTTTACTTGAATCTGCGCCTGCTTTTTTCTAGCCTCTTGTTGTTTCTTTTTAAGTTGATACTTATATTTACCATAATCCATAATGCGACATACAGGAGGATTAGCATTTGGAGCAACCTCTACTAAATCTAAACCTTCTTCCTCTGCACGACGCAACGCCTCATTAAGACTTACTATTCCAATCTGTTTTCCATCTATTCCAATCAATCTCACTTGTTTTGCCCTAATTTGTTTATTTACCCTTATTTTATTAATAAGATTCCCTCCTTTTTGGTCTTGGTATGGCAGTTTCTTCTTTTAATAATTCAATAAAGGTTTCAAGACCCATACTGCCTAAATTTTCTCCACTTCTTCTTCTTGGAGTCACTGTTTGTGTTTCCACTTCTTTATCTCCAATAACTACCATAAATGGAACTTTTTGCAATTGCGCCTCACGAATTTTATATCCTAATTTTTCATTTCGAAAATCTGTCTCTACTCTAAATTCTTCCATACAAAGCCTTTCATATACTTTTTGAGCATAAGCTATGTTTCTATCAGTAACAGTTAAAATACGCACCTGTACTGGTGCTAACCAAGGTGGAAATGCACCAGCAAAATGCTCTGTTAACACTCCAATAAATCTTTCTAAAGTGCCAAGGATAACTCGGTGAAGCATAGCCGGGCGTTTTTTTTGACCATCACTGTCTATATAAGTAAGGTCAAATCTTTCTGGTAAGGCAAAATCACATTGAATAGTAGCACATTGCCATTTTCTACCAAGGGCATCCTTTAATTTAATATCTATTTTAGGTCCATAAAATGCACCTTCACCCTCACAGATTCGGTAATTAATGCCTTTATCTTTTAAGGCTTGTTTTAAAGTCTCTGTTGCATGCTCCCATATTTCATCAGAGCCAATAAACTTATCTGGACGAGTACTTAATTCGACTTCATAATTAAAACCAAAAATCTGCATAACATCATCCACAAAATCTAATATTCCTTTAATCTCACTATTCAATTGGTCTGGACGACAAAATATATGAGCATCATCTTGGGTAAATTGCCTTACTCTTAACATACCATGTAAAACACCTGATTTTTCATGGCGACAGACTGTACCCAATTCAAAAAAACGCAAAGGCAAATCTCTATAACTTCTTATCTTTGAACGATAAATAAGAATATGGGCTAAACAATTCATAGGTTTTATGCCATAAAGATGTCCTTCTATTTCTGTAAAATACATATTTTCTTTATAATAATCCAAATGACCAGATTGCTTCCAAAGTTCTGCTTTTAATAACTGTGGTCCCATAACCATTTGATAACCGCGTCGCAAATGTTCTTTTATTTCAAATTCTTCTAAAATATGTCTTAAAATGGCTCCTTTAGGTAAATAAACAGGTAAACCAGCACCAATTTCTTCAAATTGTGTAAATAAATCTAATTCTTTACCTAATCGGCGATGATCACGTCGTTTTGCTTCTTCTAAATGATGAAGATATTTATCTAAATCTTTCTTATCAAAAAAAGCAGTGCCATAAATCCTTTGAAGCATAGGGTTTCTTTCATCACCACGCCAATAAGCACCTGCTACTGAAAGTAATTTAAAAGCCTTAATTTTATCTGTAGATTCAAGATGAGGCCCACGACACAAATCAATAAAATCACCTACTTTATATATAGAAACTATGCCATCTGAAATTCCATTAAGGATTTCTAATTTATAAGTTTCGCCCAAAGATTCAAATAATTTTTTTGCCTCTTCTTTACTAATTTCTTTTCTTTCAAAACGCTCCCCACGGGCAATAATTTTTTGCATTTCTGCTTCTATTTTTTCTAAGTCTTCTGGAGTAAAACCAGGTGGGTAATCAAAGTCATAATAAAATCCTGTTTCAATTGGTGGGCCAATAGTAACTTTTGCTTCAGGATAAAGATGTTTTACTGCTTCAGCCATAACATGAGCAGTACTATGACGTAGGATTTCTAAAGCTAAGGGAGAATCCATAGTGATAGGTTCAATCTCTGCTGATTCTTTTAATACAAAACTTAAATCTACTAATTGACCATTTACTTTTGCTGCTATAAGTTTCTCTTCAGGTATACCTAATTTAAGAAAGATATCTTTGACTTTAGTACCTACTGGAAGACAGATTTTCTTTTTACTACATTTTACCTCAATTTCTTCAGCCATTTTCCCCAAAATAAAAATGGTAGGCACGGGCGGGATCGAACCGCCGACCTCTACCGCGTCAAGGTAGCGCTCTCCCACTGAGCTACGTGCCTACAGTATTTTAAAATTATCAATTCTTCCAACCCCTGTCAAGCACAAAAGAAAATTATCAAAAAAAAGCAAAAAAGTCTAGACAAAAAAAGAAAATATTTTTTAAATATCCTCAATATGGGCAAACGTGTTCTTGTTACAGGAGGAACTGGGTTTATCGGTAGTCATCTTGTAGAATGGTTACTTAAAAAGAATTATGAGGTTTTTTGTTTGGTAAGGAATCCTGCTCGATTGAGATGGTTAAAAGGGTTACCAGTATATTTAATTATAGGTGATTGTCAAGCAAAGGATTTAAGATTGCCTCAGGTAGAGGTTGTTTATCATGTAGCTGGAGTGGTAAAGGCAAAAAAACCTTCTTTATTTTATAATGTAAATTATAAAGGTACAGTAAATCTTGCTCAAGCAGTCTTAAAACAAAAATTGCCTCTTAAGTACTTTATCTTTATTTCAACCTTAGCTGTTTGTGCTGATTCTCTTTCTCATTATGCTCATAGTAAGCTATTGGCAGAAAGAGAACTTTTAAAACTTCCTTTACCTCTTATAATCTTTCGCCCAACAGCTATATATGGCCCAAGAGATAAAGAATTTCTTAGTTTTTGTCGTTTGATTAAGTATGGTTTGGCTCCAATATTAAATCCTGAAGGAATTTTAAGTTTTTGTTATATTGATGATTTAATAGAAATATTAGGTGCTGTTCTTGAAAAGGAGATTCCTTCTAAAAAGATCTTTGCAGTTTCTGATGGAAAGGCATATAGCTGGGAAGAGGCTTTAAAAATAGTTGCATCTGCTTTGCAAAAGAAACCAATTTATTTTAAAATTCCAAAAAAATTAACTTATATTTTAGCTTTGATATTTGAAAAACTTAATATTTTTATTAAAGAACCTATAATTTTTAATCAAGATAAGTTAAAAGAGATCTTTCATAAAAATTGGTTTTGTGATATTTCAGAAATCCAAAAGCTACTAGGTTATACACCAAAGTATGATTTATTTTCAGGAATGGTAAAGACGATAAATTGGTATCAAAGACAGGGATGGATATGAGGTAAGTCATGGATATTTTTGCAAAATGTTTTAGATTTGCCTCCCAAGTAGAGGAAGTGAAATCAGAAAGAAAATATTTTTATTTTCGCACCATTTCTTCTATTCAAGGGCCAGAGGTAATAGTAGGGGGACGTCGTCTAATTATGCTTGGTTCAAATAATTACTTGGGATTAACAGAAGATCCTCGAGTAAAAGAAGCTGCTATCAAAGCAATAAAAAAATATGGAACAGGTTGTGCAGGTTCTCGTCTTCTCAATGGAACAGTAGATTTACATGAGGCATTAGAGGCTCAAATTGCCTCTTTTTTTAAAAAGGAAGCAGCAATTGTTTTTTCTACTGGTATGCAAGCAAATTTAGGCACTATCCAAGCACTTTTAACGCAAGATAGTGTTGCCATTTTAGATAAATTTGATCATGCCAGTATTATTGATGGCTGCCGTTTAGGATATGGAGAGTTTAAACGCTATCCTCATAATGATATGCAAGCATTAGAAAGATTATTACAGAATGAAAAAGAAAAAGCAAAACTTATTATTGTAGATGGTGTATTTAGTATGGAAGGGGATTTAGCTAATTTGCCAGAGATTATTCGTCTTGCTCGAAAATATGATGCAAGGGTAATGGTAGATGATGCTCATGGTATTGGTGTAATGGGGAAAAATGGTCGAGGTATAGCTGAATATTTTGGTTTGGAAAAAGAAGTGGATATTATTATGGGAACATTTAGCAAATCTTTAGCTACTATTGGCGGTTTTATTGCTACTAAAAAAGAAGTAATAGAATATGTAAGACATGTTGGGCGTGCCCTTCTATTCAGTGCTAGTTTAGCACCTCCTTTAGCAGCTGCGGCTAGTATGGCACTTAAAATTATTGAAACAGAACCAGAAAGAAGAGAAAAACTTTGGGAAAATACACGTTTTTGGTTAGATGGTTTAAAAAATCTTGGTTTTGACACAGGTTATAGTGTTACACCAATTGTGCCAGTAGTTATAGGTGATCCTAATAAGACATTTGAGATGTGTCGTCATTTAGAAGAAAATGGAGTATTTGTAAATGCTGTTGTACCACCTGCTGTCCCACCTGGAAGAGCTCTATTACGTACAAGTGTTATGGCTACTCATACTAAAGAACAGTTAGAAAGGGCACTTGAGGCGTTTGCTCAAGCAGGTCGAAAAGTAGGTATTATTCCGTGATAAAAATAAAAAAAGTTATTACTAAATCCCAATGGCAGACATTTTTACACCTTCCTTGGAAAATTTATAAAAATGATCCATATTGGGTGCCTCCTTTATTAAAGGATGTAAAATTCTGTTTGAATGAAAAAGAGAACCCATTTTATGACCATGCTTATCGCGAGCTTTTTCTTGCATATAAAAATGAGGAAGCTCTTGGACGTATAGTAGCTATTGTTGACGAAAATTATAATGCTTATCATCATGAAAAAATTGGTTGGTTTGGCTTTTTAGAAACAGTAAATGATTTTACAGTTATTTCTGCCTTGATAGATATTGTTAAAGAATATTTAGCCCATTTTGGGATAAAATATCTTTATGGCCCGGTGAATCCTTCTACTAATGAGACTTGTGGTCTTCTTGTAGAAGGTTTTGATGATCCTCCCTGCTTTTTGATGGCTTATAATCCACCATATTATGCTCAGTTGTTGGAAAAATGTGGTTTTAAAAAAATAAAAGATCTTCTTGCTTATGAAACTTCCTTACCTTTTTCAAAAACTTTACTTCAAAGATTTGAAAATATTTGTATTTGTTTAAAAAATCGCTATCCTGAACTAAAGGTCAGACATATTTATATGGAAGATTTTGAAAAAGAGTTAAAACGCATACAAGAAGTTTATAATGAAGCATGGTCTAGAAATTGGGGCTTTGTACCTATGACAGAAGCAGAGATAAGAAAGATGGCAGAACGCCTTAAACCTTTAGTTGTGCCAGAGTTTGTTTGGTTAGCAGAAATAAGGGAAGAACCAATTGCTTTTATGATGTTTTTACCTGATTATTTTCAGGTATTTAGACATTTAAATGGACGTTTTTTTCTACTTAATTGGTTAAAATTCTTTTGGTATCGAAGGAAAATAAATAGAATAAGAGTTGTTACTTTAGGGGTTAAAAGGCAATATCATCATAGTGGAGTGGTACCTCTATTTCTTCTTCAAGCAGGAAAAACATTATTAAAATTTCCTTATAAACGTCTTGAATTTTCTTGGATTCTTGAAGATAATCTTCCAGTAATTCGTATTGCTGAGTTAATAAATGCAAGCTTAAAAAAACGATATCGTATCTATGGAATTAAAATAAATTAAGCAAGACTTTCTTGACATAATTAGAAAGACAATATTATACTAAGCAAAAAGAGCTTAGTATGAAAGAAGATATTTCTGAGGTTTCTTTTCCAAGTTTTCCTGCTGTTGTAATGGAACTTTTGCAATATACAGTTAGGGAAGATGCATGTGCTGAAGGAGCGGAGAGAATTATAAAAAAAGATCCTGCTCTTACAGCGGAGATTTTAAAAATAGCCAATAGCCCTCTTTATGGAAAGGGAAAGATCAGTAATCTTCGCCATGCTCTTACTTTTTTGGGATTAAATACTTTAAAATATCTAGCTATTACTATTGCTGTTACTGGTGTATTTTCAAAAATGGAAATGCTTGCTGATGAAACTGGATTTGATTTTACTGAATTTTGGTCTCATTCTTTGCGTATTGCTTCTATTTCTCAACAAATAGCACAAAAGATAAATTATCAAGATCCAGAAGAAGCTTTTATTGCTGGTCTTTTACATGATCTGGGTCGTCTTATACTTGTTCAAAATTATCCTAAAAAATATTCAGAAATAGTAGAAAGTGTAAGTAAAGCAAAAATAAAGTCTTTTGAAAAAGCAGAAGAAGAAATTTTAGGTGTTACTCACACTGAAGTAGGAGCAAAACTTTTAGATTTTTGGAATCTTCCTTCTGCATTTGTGGAGGTAGCCCAGTATCATCATCTTTCTTTATCTGAATTAAAAACCACCCTTGTCCAGATTGTTCATATTGCTCACAATATTGATAGTCTTTCTACCTTACCTCCTTATGACAGACCATTTGCTATGGAAGCAATATTGAGTGAAATACAGCAACATTGGAAATCAACTTGTGAAGATCTTGAAGAGATTTTAAAAACAGCTGAAATGCAAGTAGAAGTAATAGCTCAACATTTAGGCATCTCTTTGGAGGAGGCTGAGCTTAGAGTAAAGATGCCATTTCCTGAACAAGCTGAACTTTTAGCAAAACTTCTTATATTTCAAAACATTTGGTCAGATTTAAAAGATTATTCTATTAAAGGTATATTCAATCAAGCTGCTAGGGCATTGGCATTGGCTTTCGGTGTAAGGAGGTCTCTATATTTTATGTTAGATAAAGAAAAAAATATTTTAAAAGAAGTAACAAT
Coding sequences within:
- the thrS gene encoding threonine--tRNA ligase; the encoded protein is MPTIFILGKMAEEIEVKCSKKKICLPVGTKVKDIFLKLGIPEEKLIAAKVNGQLVDLSFVLKESAEIEPITMDSPLALEILRHSTAHVMAEAVKHLYPEAKVTIGPPIETGFYYDFDYPPGFTPEDLEKIEAEMQKIIARGERFERKEISKEEAKKLFESLGETYKLEILNGISDGIVSIYKVGDFIDLCRGPHLESTDKIKAFKLLSVAGAYWRGDERNPMLQRIYGTAFFDKKDLDKYLHHLEEAKRRDHRRLGKELDLFTQFEEIGAGLPVYLPKGAILRHILEEFEIKEHLRRGYQMVMGPQLLKAELWKQSGHLDYYKENMYFTEIEGHLYGIKPMNCLAHILIYRSKIRSYRDLPLRFFELGTVCRHEKSGVLHGMLRVRQFTQDDAHIFCRPDQLNSEIKGILDFVDDVMQIFGFNYEVELSTRPDKFIGSDEIWEHATETLKQALKDKGINYRICEGEGAFYGPKIDIKLKDALGRKWQCATIQCDFALPERFDLTYIDSDGQKKRPAMLHRVILGTLERFIGVLTEHFAGAFPPWLAPVQVRILTVTDRNIAYAQKVYERLCMEEFRVETDFRNEKLGYKIREAQLQKVPFMVVIGDKEVETQTVTPRRRSGENLGSMGLETFIELLKEETAIPRPKRRESY
- a CDS encoding N-acetyltransferase; the encoded protein is MIKIKKVITKSQWQTFLHLPWKIYKNDPYWVPPLLKDVKFCLNEKENPFYDHAYRELFLAYKNEEALGRIVAIVDENYNAYHHEKIGWFGFLETVNDFTVISALIDIVKEYLAHFGIKYLYGPVNPSTNETCGLLVEGFDDPPCFLMAYNPPYYAQLLEKCGFKKIKDLLAYETSLPFSKTLLQRFENICICLKNRYPELKVRHIYMEDFEKELKRIQEVYNEAWSRNWGFVPMTEAEIRKMAERLKPLVVPEFVWLAEIREEPIAFMMFLPDYFQVFRHLNGRFFLLNWLKFFWYRRKINRIRVVTLGVKRQYHHSGVVPLFLLQAGKTLLKFPYKRLEFSWILEDNLPVIRIAELINASLKKRYRIYGIKIN
- the pheS gene encoding phenylalanine--tRNA ligase subunit alpha, translated to MKNFIEEIEAIEEEAIKAIEGASSIEEIEDIRVKFLGRKGKLTQILRKVKELPPQERPIIGKKANVLKEKLENLIEKAISEKKVIVIKRLDVTLPGRRPHTFGTLHPITQTLREICEIFCNMGFEIAEGPDVELDYYNFEALNIPPHHPARDMQDTFYVSEEVVLRTHTSSIQIRVMEKQPPPVRIIAPGAVYRCDADIRHTPMFHQVEGLLVDKNVSFSQLKGILTAFMEALFKKGIGVRFRPSFFPFTEPSAEMDITCVICSGRGCRVCGHTGWLEILGCGMVHPKVFLNVGYDPEVYTGFAFGMGVERIAMLKYGIDDIRLFFENDLRFLKQF
- a CDS encoding HDOD domain-containing protein codes for the protein MKEDISEVSFPSFPAVVMELLQYTVREDACAEGAERIIKKDPALTAEILKIANSPLYGKGKISNLRHALTFLGLNTLKYLAITIAVTGVFSKMEMLADETGFDFTEFWSHSLRIASISQQIAQKINYQDPEEAFIAGLLHDLGRLILVQNYPKKYSEIVESVSKAKIKSFEKAEEEILGVTHTEVGAKLLDFWNLPSAFVEVAQYHHLSLSELKTTLVQIVHIAHNIDSLSTLPPYDRPFAMEAILSEIQQHWKSTCEDLEEILKTAEMQVEVIAQHLGISLEEAELRVKMPFPEQAELLAKLLIFQNIWSDLKDYSIKGIFNQAARALALAFGVRRSLYFMLDKEKNILKEVTIEGFQRQPFIIEKKDLVWEAIRQKRIVSFLELKKKGFSTLKEIESYFPADFIIMPLWNGGEIIGVVLLEMFLDKKISSLLSFIAEQIATKIKICLLTKEREFLVKEKERIREAYQRSLEKLIELEKRTAAIETAGTISHKLNQSLTVIQARIELLLHKIKDREDIKSIVKKELDIVLDESKKMNEFIKKLLELKTYKTKSYINGVEILDVE
- the rpmI gene encoding 50S ribosomal protein L35, producing the protein MPKIKTNRSAAKRFKITAKGKIRRGQGWHSHLLRKKSAKRKRHLRHFALVHKADLERVKRMLPNAF
- a CDS encoding NAD-dependent epimerase/dehydratase family protein — translated: MGKRVLVTGGTGFIGSHLVEWLLKKNYEVFCLVRNPARLRWLKGLPVYLIIGDCQAKDLRLPQVEVVYHVAGVVKAKKPSLFYNVNYKGTVNLAQAVLKQKLPLKYFIFISTLAVCADSLSHYAHSKLLAERELLKLPLPLIIFRPTAIYGPRDKEFLSFCRLIKYGLAPILNPEGILSFCYIDDLIEILGAVLEKEIPSKKIFAVSDGKAYSWEEALKIVASALQKKPIYFKIPKKLTYILALIFEKLNIFIKEPIIFNQDKLKEIFHKNWFCDISEIQKLLGYTPKYDLFSGMVKTINWYQRQGWI
- the pheT gene encoding phenylalanine--tRNA ligase subunit beta, with the protein product MRIPLNWLKEFVEINCSPEELAEKLTMTGLEVEEILEPYNYLKKVIIGKVESVSPHPQAKKLSLCSVSTGNATYNVVCGAPNVKKGIKAPLAIPGCLLPSGQEVKAIKIRGIISEGMLCSQKELGVGEDHSGIWILPDDFPLGINLAKALLLDDTVFEIAITPNRGDCLSILGIAREIAAILRLKLNYPQYEIKETGISIDKEFKVTIENPEHCFRYVARLIRNVKIKPSPLWMQARLLLAGLRPINNIVDITNYVMLEYGQPLHAFDAKKINEKHIIVRLAKPNEKLITLDGKEQMLKETDLLICDKNGPIALAGIMGGMNSEISSETTDVLLESAYFHPITIRRTAKRLNIITESSYRFEREVDPEGTYLAAQRAAYFMQELAEGNVAKGTIDVYPSPKYPPVVNIRISKVKEVLGAKISKKEIMEILKALKVNIKDKGEILEVMPPSYRHDLEREIDFIEEIARLYGYEKIPSTMPILSLEARPIPLYQRWREKIKDILCGLGWHEIITYAFIDPKVFDKLRLPNDSYLRKTIKLLNPLTSDRAVMRTTLLPGLLEACDINQRQRIYHFRLFELGKVFFDIGKDLPKESYHLGGILSGYHFDPSWHFRLESADFYDLKGAVESLIEAIGLKNVRFEPADLPYLHPANATWINSNNEKIGYLGEIHPEVKEAWDLKRTAFIFELDLEKVFQLIEREKQFKPLPKYPSSERDVSLVVPEDFSAQKINDFVLNLKIPEIEDIFLIDVYQGPPLEKEKKSLTFRLIYRAFDHTLTDEEVDKLHNNIVQSIIKQFKINVRQ
- the infC gene encoding translation initiation factor IF-3, producing the protein MNKIRVNKQIRAKQVRLIGIDGKQIGIVSLNEALRRAEEEGLDLVEVAPNANPPVCRIMDYGKYKYQLKKKQQEARKKQAQIQVKAIKMRPKIEEHDFQFKLKHIKRFLTEEKARVKVIMWFRGREIVHADLGKAVLQRIIEETKDIAKVHTPPVMEGRNMTMILMPK
- a CDS encoding pyridoxal phosphate-dependent aminotransferase family protein, giving the protein MDIFAKCFRFASQVEEVKSERKYFYFRTISSIQGPEVIVGGRRLIMLGSNNYLGLTEDPRVKEAAIKAIKKYGTGCAGSRLLNGTVDLHEALEAQIASFFKKEAAIVFSTGMQANLGTIQALLTQDSVAILDKFDHASIIDGCRLGYGEFKRYPHNDMQALERLLQNEKEKAKLIIVDGVFSMEGDLANLPEIIRLARKYDARVMVDDAHGIGVMGKNGRGIAEYFGLEKEVDIIMGTFSKSLATIGGFIATKKEVIEYVRHVGRALLFSASLAPPLAAAASMALKIIETEPERREKLWENTRFWLDGLKNLGFDTGYSVTPIVPVVIGDPNKTFEMCRHLEENGVFVNAVVPPAVPPGRALLRTSVMATHTKEQLERALEAFAQAGRKVGIIP
- the rplT gene encoding 50S ribosomal protein L20, which codes for MPRVKTGTKRRKRHKKILKMAKSYWGGRGRLYARARETVFRALNYAYRDRKARKRDFRRLWILRINAAVRENGLSYSRFIHGLKLAGIELNRKVLADMAIKDKESFSRLVEVARQQLAV